Within the Streptomyces sp. R41 genome, the region TCAGGGTCGACCTGGGGCTCGACGGCGAACTGGACGCGCTGCCCCCGGCCGTGGACGCGGCCGTCTACCGGATCGTGCAGGAGTCGGTGACCAACGCGCTGCGCCATGCGGTCGACGCGACCGAGCTCGTCGTTCGGGTCGCCGCGCAACGGCACACGGTACGGGTGAGCGTGCGCGACAACGGCCGGCGCACCGGCCGGGGTCGCGACGGATACGGACTTACCGGACTGCGCGAGCGCGCGACCCTGCTCGGCGGCACACTACGAGCCGGCCCGGGTACCGACCGGGGCTGGCATGTCGAAGCCGAACTGCCGAGAGCGAGGAGCGAGAGCGGTGTCCATTCGCGTCCTCGTCGCTGACGACCAGACGATCATCCGCACCGGGCTGCGGATCATGCTGAACGCCCAGCCCGGCATCGAGGTGGTCGGCGAGGCCGCCGACGGGCGGGAAGCGGTACGTCTGGCTCGCGAACTACGCCCCGACGTCTGCCTGTTCGACATCCGCATGCCCGTACTCGACGGGCTCGAGGCCACCCGGCTGGTCGCCGGCCCGGGCGTCGCCGACCCGCTGGCCGTGGTCGTCATCACCACGTTCGACCTCGACGAGTACGTCTACGGCTCACTGCGTGCCGGCGCCCGCGGATTCCTCCTCAAGGACACGGGACCAGACCTTCTGGCGCAGGCCGTACGGTCGGCGTCCGACGGTGAGGCGCTCATCGCGCCCAGCGTCACCGTCCGCCTGCTCCAGGCATTCGCGGACCTGCCCGCCGGCCGGCCCGCGGCCCAGCCGGTCTCACCCGTCACCGCCCGCGAGGAGCAGGTGCTCCTCGCCGTCGCCCGCGGGCTGACCAACACCGAGATCGCCGACGCGCTGCACATCAGCCTCAGCACGGTGAAGACGCATCTGGCCAGCCTGATGGCCAAACTCGGCGCCCGCAACCGGGTCGAGATCGCGATGTGGGCCTACGAAACGCGCCGTATCCTCCCCGGAACCTGAGCCGGGTGCCGGGCCATGTCCCATGAGTCCCCGCCCGGACATCAGTGCACCGGTCGGCTCACGTCGGCTCCACGTGCCTCACCCGCCCCAGAGCGTGGCGTACCAGGAGGCCGGAACTGGGACGGTGAGACACCCGATACGACAAGACTCCCGACAGCTACCTCGCCAGTCTCCACCTGCACGCCTCGATGATCTGGATCAAAGACCTCGCCAGGACCACCCGATGATCACGACTCGATACGCGCCCTAGTAGCCGGCCTGAAGACGAACGCGGTCTCCGAGCCGCGCGGCGGATCTCGGTACCTGGATCGCCTTCGCCGACGAGACCGGGCAGTCGAGGCGCCGCGCGCCAGGCCGTGGGGACGGGTCGGCCGCACGCCGGTCGTGCGGGCTGGTGGCCGGGGCTCCCGGCGCGTATCGATGGCCGGGATGGTCTGTTACAGGCCAGGCGAGCGGTCCCGGCCACGGAGTGGCTGGTGAGCTGGTTGTAG harbors:
- a CDS encoding response regulator transcription factor, with the protein product MSIRVLVADDQTIIRTGLRIMLNAQPGIEVVGEAADGREAVRLARELRPDVCLFDIRMPVLDGLEATRLVAGPGVADPLAVVVITTFDLDEYVYGSLRAGARGFLLKDTGPDLLAQAVRSASDGEALIAPSVTVRLLQAFADLPAGRPAAQPVSPVTAREEQVLLAVARGLTNTEIADALHISLSTVKTHLASLMAKLGARNRVEIAMWAYETRRILPGT